A window from Candidatus Bathyarchaeota archaeon encodes these proteins:
- a CDS encoding asparagine synthetase yields the protein MKTLTGISEEGFRRWPLDSRGGEAILRIGTAVLKVMVDLLVRRGFYWILPVILAKSTDPLWPDTAASIEKRIELEIYGQKVRTMQSMIIHKRVLVSLGPEKIFVISPNIRIESARRAGTGRHLYEFNQLDLEVAYGRMEMLFSLFEELIVESIRRVREGFEGELRLLGRDLKVPGTPFKVYRRDELMEIYGGRWEERVSEESPDPVWVTDIPREFYDFEDEASGEWRNFDLILPEGFGEVVSGAEREYEYEKIVRKMERDGIRKDEYRLLLELAGEGRLKPSAGAGLGVERFIAYICGAEHVAEVQPFPRIPGVVPEL from the coding sequence ATGAAGACTTTAACGGGGATTTCTGAGGAGGGTTTCCGGCGGTGGCCCCTGGATAGCCGAGGGGGAGAAGCCATCCTCAGGATAGGCACCGCTGTCCTTAAGGTGATGGTGGACCTGTTGGTGCGGAGGGGCTTCTACTGGATCCTGCCCGTGATACTCGCTAAGTCCACGGATCCCCTCTGGCCCGACACGGCGGCCAGCATCGAGAAGAGGATAGAATTGGAGATCTACGGCCAAAAGGTTAGGACCATGCAGAGCATGATAATCCATAAGAGGGTACTGGTCTCCCTAGGCCCCGAGAAGATCTTCGTGATATCCCCCAACATAAGGATCGAGAGTGCGCGGAGGGCTGGGACGGGGAGGCATCTATACGAGTTCAATCAGCTGGATCTGGAGGTAGCCTATGGGAGGATGGAGATGCTCTTCAGCCTCTTCGAGGAGCTCATCGTGGAATCCATACGCCGCGTGAGGGAGGGCTTCGAGGGGGAGCTTAGGCTCCTCGGGAGGGATTTAAAGGTGCCGGGGACGCCCTTCAAGGTCTATAGGAGGGATGAGTTGATGGAGATCTACGGGGGACGCTGGGAGGAGCGGGTCTCAGAGGAGTCCCCGGACCCCGTATGGGTGACCGATATACCGAGGGAATTCTACGATTTCGAGGATGAGGCCTCGGGGGAGTGGCGGAACTTCGATCTCATCCTCCCCGAAGGCTTCGGGGAAGTCGTTTCAGGCGCGGAGAGGGAATACGAATACGAGAAGATAGTTAGGAAGATGGAGAGGGACGGCATAAGGAAGGATGAGTATAGGCTGTTGCTCGAGCTCGCCGGGGAGGGGAGGCTTAAACCCTCGGCCGGCGCAGGCCTCGGGGTGGAACGCTTCATAGCCTACATATGCGGGGCGGAACATGTGGCTGAGGTGCAGCCCTTCCCCAGGATACCCGGGGTCGTGCCTGAGCTCTGA
- a CDS encoding isoaspartyl peptidase/L-asparaginase, whose translation MKPAIIVHGGAWSIPEGLVEAHRSAVWRAALEGFKVLEDGGSALDGVEAAVNLMEEDPNLDAGVGSFLNRDGVVELDAMIMDGSTLRFGAVAAVRNVVKAISLARKVMEETEHAFLVGYGAERFAEEIGFETCGQERLIVERELELYQRLKARGTVSSGEFFDPRPGMDGGGTVGAVALDLRGNIAAGTSTGGSPFKRPGRVGDSPIIGCGAYADNRIGGASATGWGEALMRLIFSKRVVDGMAEKPPSEACAQAVELLWSRLKGRGGAIALNREGLEGAAYNTPRMAYAYMKEGMKEPIAHV comes from the coding sequence GTGAAGCCCGCTATAATAGTTCATGGGGGGGCTTGGAGCATCCCTGAGGGGCTCGTCGAGGCCCACCGCTCAGCCGTGTGGAGGGCCGCCCTGGAGGGCTTCAAGGTCCTGGAGGACGGGGGATCCGCCCTGGATGGGGTGGAGGCCGCTGTGAACCTCATGGAGGAGGATCCCAACTTGGACGCGGGAGTGGGATCCTTCCTCAACAGGGATGGGGTAGTGGAGCTCGACGCGATGATCATGGACGGCTCAACCCTGAGGTTCGGCGCGGTAGCCGCCGTCAGGAACGTGGTTAAGGCCATATCCCTGGCGAGGAAGGTTATGGAGGAGACGGAGCATGCCTTCCTGGTGGGATACGGGGCGGAGCGCTTCGCGGAGGAGATAGGGTTCGAGACGTGTGGTCAGGAGCGGCTGATCGTCGAGAGGGAGCTTGAGCTCTACCAGAGGCTTAAAGCCCGGGGCACCGTATCATCGGGGGAGTTCTTCGACCCTAGGCCGGGGATGGACGGCGGGGGGACCGTGGGGGCTGTAGCCCTAGACCTCAGGGGTAACATAGCCGCCGGAACCTCCACGGGCGGCTCCCCCTTCAAGCGCCCGGGCAGGGTCGGCGATTCCCCCATCATAGGATGCGGAGCCTACGCCGATAATAGGATAGGCGGGGCCTCGGCCACAGGCTGGGGCGAAGCCCTCATGCGCCTCATATTCTCCAAGAGGGTTGTGGATGGGATGGCGGAGAAGCCGCCCAGCGAGGCGTGCGCCCAGGCCGTAGAGCTGCTTTGGAGCCGCCTAAAGGGGAGGGGCGGGGCGATCGCCCTAAACCGGGAAGGCTTGGAAGGAGCAGCTTATAATACGCCTAGGATGGCCTACGCCTACATGAAGGAGGGGATGAAGGAGCCCATCGCCCATGTTTGA